One genomic window of Branchiostoma floridae strain S238N-H82 chromosome 4, Bfl_VNyyK, whole genome shotgun sequence includes the following:
- the LOC118413220 gene encoding ras-related and estrogen-regulated growth inhibitor-like, with translation MESRSYSMTETTLSTKMTYSPTQRAKMKKRGNTCNNNQLSEEPQVRVAVVGESSVGKSALSVRFLARRFLPEYAPAQELLYERQVAVDGHLIPLVVHDTASQVSSPSSIFQADGVLVLYSITNKRSFDTAKSYLEIIATEPGFENLPTVLVGHKSDLQHLRQVAYTHAQQLAWDVGCSFYEVSSESGTESVDHVFHTLIRQVLASRQRRKLSSTKDRRQRSNSITSTLWRKTRAAILEKLRRSTL, from the exons ATGGAGTCTAGGAGTTATTCG ATGACGGAGACTACTTTAAGTACGAAGATGACGTATTCTCCGACGCAGCGCGCCAAGATGAAAAAGCGCGGGAACACGTGCAACAACAACCAGCTGAGCGAGGAGCCGCAGGTCAGAGTGGCGGTGGTGGGCGAGTCGTCTGTCGGCAAGTCAG CTCTGTCGGTTCGCTTCCTGGCCAGAAGATTTCTACCGGAGTATGCGCCTGCACAAG AGCTGTTGTACGAGCGGCAGGTGGCGGTTGACGGACACCTCATCCCATTGGTCGTGCACGATACTGCGTCACAG GTGTCCAGCCCGAGCAGCATCTTCCAGGCTGACGGAGTGCTGGTTCTGTACTCCATCACCAACAAAAGGAGCTTCGACACAGCAAAGAGTTACCTGGAGATCATCGCCACCGAGCCTGGCTTCGAGAACCTTCCCACAG TTCTGGTCGGCCACAAGAGTGACCTGCAGCACCTGAGACAGGTGGCGTACACGCATGCGCAGCAGCTGGCCTGGGACGTCGGGTGCTCGTTCTACGAGGTGTCGTCCGAGAGCGGGACGGAGTCAGTGGATCACGTCTTCCACACACTTATCAGACAG GTCCTGGCGTCAAGGCAAAGAAGAAAGCTCagcagcaccaaggacaggcgaCAGAGAAGTAACAGCATCACATCCACCCTCTGGAGAAAAACgcgcgccgccatcttggaaaaacTGCGAAGGTCAACTCTGTAG
- the LOC118413034 gene encoding alpha-1,6-mannosyl-glycoprotein 4-beta-N-acetylglucosaminyltransferase-like, with translation MSHPGNRLPSEALRSDYESASEVQPRELQREMLIEPVGIVHVNETLHRREAGMERSTKQVENTSTTTTHPLSTSGRPTHAVTDSVLIAGRPRQNKAFLTIGIPTVKRDQDATYLFATLDSLIEHTDAEQHTQIVIVVFLADFDTLYNRNFSSEISRKYSQHLESGFMRVIQAPRTFYPTLEGLKVKFNDSKERVRWRSKQCVDFAFLFQYCQNLSQYYMQLEDDVVSAENFFSGIQRYLNRMKYEHWTMLEFSELGFIGKLFRSSDLQLLADFFLLFYQELPADLLLRAFVRITQPYEWRFLHRPSLFQHVGVHSSLDGKIQTLRDRAFGKPIADGKKGKDLLEWKKKIVERMRQV, from the exons ATGTCCCATCCAGGTAACAGACTCCCGAGCGAGGCGCTGCGAAGCGACTATGAGAGCGCTAGCGAGGTCCAGCCTCGTGAACTCCAGAGAGAAATGCTGATAGAGCCTGTCGGCATCGTGCATGTGAACGAGACGCTCCACAGGCGTGAAGCCGGAATGGAACGGTCCACAAAACAGGTGGAG AACACAAGTACTACGACCACACACCCTCTATCCACTTCTGGCAGACCGACTCATGCCGTCACCGACTCAGTTCTCATAGCGGGTCGTCCACGCCAAAACAAAG CATTTCTGACCATAGGAATCCCCACCGTCAAGCGGGACCAAGACGCGACGTATCTGTTCGCTACTCTTGACTCGCTGATAGAGCACACGGACGCGGAACAACACACTCAGATCGTCATCGTGGTGTTCCTAGCAGACTTCGATACCCTGTACAACCGAAATTTCTCCTCGGAAATTTCTCGCAAGTATTCGCAGCACCTCGAAAGCGGGTTCATGCGAGTCATCCAGGCTCCACGGACGTTTTACCCAACGTTAGAAGGGTTGAAAGTCAAGTTCAACGACAGCAAAGAACGCGTGCGATGGCGATCCAAACAGTGCGTCGACTTCGCCTTCCTGTTCCAGTACTGCCAGAACCTGTCCCAATATTACATGCAGCTGGAAGACGACGTCGTTTCCGCCGAAAACTTCTTCTCGGGAATACAGAGATACTTGAACAGAATGAAGTATGAACACTGGACCATGCTGGAGTTTTCTGAACTGGGGTTCATCGGGAAGCTGTTCAGATCCTCCGATCTCCAGCTCCTGGCTGACTTTTTCCTGTTGTTCTACCAGGAGCTGCCTGCGGATCTGCTGCTGCGCGCGTTCGTTCGCATCACGCAGCCGTACGAGTGGAGATTCCTGCACCGCCCGTCTCTGTTCCAGCACGTCGGAGTACACTCCTCTCTGGATGGGAAAATCCAGACCCTGCGGGACAGGGCTTTCGGTAAACCGATCGCAGATGGGAAAAAGGGCAAGGACCTTCTTgaatggaaaaagaaaatagttGAGCGCATGCGTCAGGTTTAA